A genomic stretch from Bos javanicus breed banteng chromosome 3, ARS-OSU_banteng_1.0, whole genome shotgun sequence includes:
- the KTI12 gene encoding protein KTI12 homolog, with translation MPLVVFCGLPYSGKSRRVEELRAALAAEGRAVQVVDDAAVLGAEDATVYGDSAREKALRGALRAAVERLLSRQDVVILDSLNYIKGFRYELYCLARAARTPICLVYCVRPGSLSGGLRVAGAVDNPNRNVSVSWRPRAEEGGRPLAVGTDVLGEPQAVASVVNRRAQAEVPTESEPKEIRAADLPALVASESEKSAEHVSGAFYPPELLEALALRFEAPDSRNRWDRPLFTLVGLEEPLPLAEIRAALFENRAPPPHQSTQSQPLASGSFLHQLDQVTSQVLAGLMEAQKSAVPGDLLKLPGTTEHLRFTRPLTMAELSRLRRQFISYTKMHTNNENLPQLANMFLQYLSQSLH, from the coding sequence ATGCCGCTCGTGGTGTTTTGCGGGCTGCCGTACAGCGGCAAGAGCCGGCGTGTGGAGGAACTCCGCGCGGCCCTAGCAGCTGAGGGCCGCGCGGTGCAGGTGGTGGACGATGCGGCGGTGCTGGGCGCGGAGGACGCAACAGTGTATGGCGATTCAGCCCGTGAGAAGGCCTTGCGTGGGGCCCTGCGAGCGGCTGTGGAGCGGCTCCTGAGTCGCCAGGACGTGGTCATCCTCGACTCGCTGAACTACATCAAGGGCTTCCGTTACGAGCTGTACTGCCTGGCGCGGGCGGCGCGCACTCCAATCTGCCTCGTCTACTGCGTGCGACCAGGCAGTCTGAGTGGGGGACTGCGGGTGGCAGGCGCCGTGGATAATCCGAACCGGAATGTCAGTGTGAGTTGGAGACCGCGagctgaggagggagggagacctCTGGCGGTGGGCACCGATGTTCTCGGGGAACCACAGGCAGTGGCCTCTGTAGTAAATAGGCGAGCCCAGGCAGAAGTACCTACGGAATCCGAGCCAAAGGAAATCAGGGCGGCAGATTTGCCAGCTCTCGTGGCTTCGGAATCCGAGAAATCTGCAGAGCATGTGTCTGGTGCTTTTTACCCTCCCGAACTTTTGGAGGCCCTAGCGCTGCGCTTCGAAGCTCCCGACTCTCGGAACCGCTGGGACCGACCCCTGTTCACCTTGGTGGGCTTAGAGGAACCGTTGCCCCTGGCAGAGATCAGAGCTGCCCTGTTTGAGAACCGGGCTCCTCCACCCCATCAGTCTACACAGTCCCAGCCGCTTGCCTCCGGCAGCTTTCTGCACCAGTTGGACCAGGTCACCAGCCAGGTCCTGGCAGGACTGATGGAAGCGCAGAAGAGTGCAGTTCCCGGAGACTTGCTTAAGCTTCCTGGCACCACAGAACACCTGCGGTTTACCAGGCCTTTGACCATGGCAGAACTGAGTCGCCTCCGTCGTCAGTTTATTTCCTACACAAAAATGCATACCAATAATGAGAACCTGCCTCAACTGGCCAACATGTTTCTGCAGTATCTGAGCCAGAGCCTGCACTAA